CTTGAAAACCACTTCCGGTACTCGAATTCGTTCGACGTTCAGATGTATTTGGTGGGCCTCGCGTTGGCTCTCTGGGTCGAAAGCCCACGGGCCGCGCAGGAACACATGGATTAAGCTCTTCGTCCAGTCAGACTGGGCTGCGAGCGTGTGGTTTTCCGTGAACTCCGGGTCGTATTCCAGCAGCTCTTTCTCGACGTTGTCGAGCATTCCGCCGaagtcttcctcctcttcatcgtcgctTGCCTCTCCCGTGGCCACCGTTCGGTAGACACCCCAGTCTTCGTCGTTGGCTCCgaaatcgtcatcatctcctccccTTCGTCGCTTCTTCGGGCCGTCCGCTGCGAGGTTGGCGAGGGTCTTCATGCGCATCTGACTGGCTAATGACTTGCGGTTGCCAAGATCAGCCTTCAAGCGGTCCCGTTCCTTGATTCTTTGAAGAAGGTTCTGGTAATTTGTTAGCTTGAGTTCTGTAGAATGACGAAATCAACTTACCTGGCGCTGCACTCTCCGTTCAGAGATCCAGCTTTCGAAGTTATTCTCACGCTTTTCCCGGTCAAGCCGGATTTCCTCGTCCCTGCGGGCTTGTTCccgctctttctcttcctttgcTCGTTGTCTGGCGTCCACGTTGGACTTCATCAGACGTTGATGGCGCTTCTCCTTTAGACCAGCCTCATCTAATTCCTCATCGGGGACTTCTAGCAGTGGGAATGTGGTCTCCTCCTGCGCCTCTTCAGTCTCCTCATTGCCGAGATCCTTGTTCCTTGACCTCTTGATAGCACGCTCGAGATCCCGGATCAGCCGGTCCAGATGCGCCTCATCCTTTAGATCCTCGGCATCCAAGATTCGaactttctccttctttgtTTCTGATTGGAGACCACGCTGCAGGTCCTTGTAGTATTCTAGTtcctgctccttcttcatcaacttctccaGTCTCATCTTAGCGGCCTGCTCTTGTAACCGTCGGCCGCTCTCCTTTTTCCTCTCCGCAATACGtgcaagctcctcctctgtcTTCTCCGGTACGATATGCTCCGTGAAAGGGTATTGAATGACATGGTCTCGATCTTCCAGGCCCGTCCAGTCCAAGTACCCACTCAGTTCCTGGTCGTAGTCTTTGGAAACGTAGCAGTGGTTATGCACAAGATCTTCCATCTGATTATCCGTCATCTTCCCAGGAAATGTCGGGTATTTCAGTCGCATAAGTTTTAGGAGGTATTCCGAAGCGTGCATCCCGCCAAAATTCAAACGCGAACAGTTGGAAAGCATTGCCTTCGAATTGAGGACTGGGATAACGTGCGTGGAGGTATGCGACGAAGAAACAACCAGACCATCCGTTCCGCGATTATACCTGTAGGAGAACAGCGAATCGATTCCGTACGCGACCGACGGGGCGGAGTAGCATTCGAACAGGATCTCATTCATCACTATAAACATCAGTGTCGGCTTTGCAAACCTGGTTATGGCATGGGATTGCTCTTACTCCTCCTTGGGTAATTCGGGTTCGCAATGGGCTCCGTCATGACAATGGGCCTGTCAACACCTCCATTGGCCCCGTCGATACCAAGTTTGATGAACAGGTAGTCCAACACGCCCTCCGTTACGTCCCAGTTGCCCACCACACTGGTTCCAGGATCGAACGCGTAACGGAGCTGGCCGCGCGTAGTCGCATCGATGTAGGCATCATGTCCGATGAATTGGCAGGCCTTGTTCAGTTTTCGGTCCCGGTATCGGCTCATCACAGGGGGTATTACGAATCGGGGGCTCTTGTCGAACGACCAGCCGGCTTTTACGAGGTGAGAGCCTAGAGAATGATAACGATTAGTTATTAACTATAGATGGGTGTGCTATTGATCAGATTCTACTGACCATTGTCAATGACGATAGCGCTCGTATCGGGCTTGGATTTGCTCTGTTCGTAGCCCTCAGTCTGCGGGGGCTGGTAGCCCTTGAAAGGACGCTCGTGGACGTCAAAGATCTTGGGAGGCGGCTTGACGGCGCCCTTCTCCGTTGAATTGATTGAGGACCGAGCAGGCAGAATCGACTGCACCGATGTAATGGCCATGGTGCGAGACGTTGGTCAAACGGGGATCTTTTAGTAGGAGCTTTCGAGCGAGAGCGATCACCGCATCGCTGCCCGTCGCGTGCGGCAGCGGAGTAAGGTGGTTCTATATTTTCGATGAGAGAGGGTTGTGCGATCGATATATAAGTCGGtcaggagggggaggtggtttGCGGTGATAATGGGATGGCGGATGAAATCCCCAGCTCCGGCGCGGTGGAAAGTCTGGGCCAGTGGCCACCGCCGGCATTGTATTGCCAAGACTCGTGTCACTATCCCGACAATGCAGCTATAGAGCCGAACACAAAGAAATCCACGGTATTTTTCTACAAATTACGGGACAGGAAAATTTGCATTTAACCGTCTTCTTGATGGCTACAAAAACAAGTTCATTGGTATCTATGGTTGCTGCATTATCATCAAAGGCGTCGACTAGAGTATATCTCATGATGGGTCCTTCAAGTTTTCCGTGGCTATTGGTATTAATTAGGTCGCTGGATACCTCAACGAGATGGAAAACATACCCTCCAAGTGGAATAGCACGTTTGATTGATAGTTCTTGAACATTTGCGCGACAAGCTCGACATTCATGTTCTGGATGTTGACCTCCTAAGAATAGTGTTAGGGACAGAGATAGCGGTGTGTTATCAGATAAGCATACCTGCAGGCTTTTATTCATGACCATGACAGCCTCGTTCAGCTTTTCCTAAGTGGCTGTCAGTGCAATCTGCAAACCAGAACTAACGTGGGGAACATACGACGTTGTTGATAATCCGAGATAAAAGAAGAGCTTGCTGATGCTCGTGTGGGCTTTCCTGTATTCCTCCGGTATTAGTATACAGCAGGAATAAACTGAAAAAGTTTACATCGCCATGCTTACCATTTTTTGCGTGGTAATcgctgggttgttgttgatggaggcggatgtttgttgttgtAATTGATAATGCGGAACGGTCACATGACCTGTGTCGGCTTAGAGCATTTGGGTCAGGCCCGGCCATCGAGCAGACTGCCCGATTCAAAGCCATTCACTGGAAGGACCTTGTCATTCTTCCAAAACGGTTCCGCATATACATTCTGCCCGCATATCATCGAATCGAATTGCGACCTCTCTATCATCATATCCCTCGCTCCCCGCGCCAAGATACCTGGAATCTCCCAACTCCTGCACCTACAGTTGAATCGCATTAACTTCGCCATATCCATCGCTTTCGTGCTCAACGACTATCAATCCTCTCAGGATGGCTCCTCCCACCCCCGCCGAAAGCGAAGCTCATCAGCGACTCCTGGACTCGCTCGACATAGCGGCCGTTCCGCGTCCCTTCCGAAGCCAGACCTGGAAACCTTCTCAGCGACGAAACAAGAACGTCAAGCAGCTTCTCTCCGACAGCTCTAGAAGGGAGGCTTCCTCAATGGCCACCCAGGCAAACTCCGGCGCGACTACCCCTGGAGCTTCCGCCACCACAGATGGGAGCCAGACCCCTGCCGAGGGCGTCCAGCGCGGAGCAAACATCGCTCAGGCCGCACAGAGCCTCCAAACACTTGTTCTAGAGAAGAATGCACGCGCTGCGTTCTCCTCCGGTCCCACCGTAACCTACACAAACATTGAATCTGCTCCTTCGCTTCACGCGTCGCAGCAACGACCATATTGTGACATTACTGGACTGCCGGCTGCCTACACAGACCCAAAGACCCGGCTGAGGTATCATGATAAGGAGGTTTTCGGCGTTGTTAGGACACTTGGGCAAGGCGTGCCTGAGAATTACCTGGAGCTTAGGGCTGCACACGTTGTTCTGAAATAAGGGCGACAAACTCTACATCAAGCAACGTTCGTACGATTAAAATAGACATCAGAGGCAAGGTGAGATCTCCCATTGAACTGTCATTATGGTCTAGCTAACATTCATGGATCCTAGAAGCTACTTTCTCCGACACGAGGATATATGTACGACCAACCAAGTCAAGCTCTTCCACCCACCATGCCCCTTTCGAGACAGGCTCAAGAAAGCGCTCCGGCTTATTTGTGATCTTGTATATTATACGATTTGATCTTCGCCTTGTGCTCGAAGCACTCGACTCATACCGACGCTCCATGAACGGAACATCAGTTACAGCATCCGAAGATGCTGTTGCCGCGGCGTATAGGCTGGACAACCAGCCTTGGGATtggggaaggaagaagagtcGACCCCTCGTATTGAAACGGGATTTCGATGGCAATTCCGAAACCGGCCAACCCATAACGCAGTTCATGGTTCATTGGGGTTGTATCTAGCTTGGCTTCTTGATGCCGCAATTCCGAAATTGAATTTCACCATTATGAGAACCCTTCATGTCGTATCCTTGGGATGTAAATTGCTTGCAGTGGATTGCTCCATTATGCAATCGTAGAAGCAAATATTCAATGGTGCGTAAATGCGTGTCCGGACGCGAAGCGGAGATTGATTGAAGAGCGTTGAAGAGGTTTTCCGCCCGAGTTGGAATGTTGTGCGGCATTGAAGAAGGACAGACCGCCTTCCTGGTACACATTAGCTCCTGAATGCCAAGATACAAACATGGCAGAACTTTTGGACGCTTCGTCGCAATCGCAGTGATTGTTGATCAAGAGCCTCGAAAATCTGGCCAAAACCCTCTGCCAGACCTCCGTCGACGGTGGCATAGTACTATCCCGACCCCAACTGGCGACCAAGTACCCGCTGTACTCTCCAAGTATGTGGTAGTCTAGCCATGATCACCCCCCCCCAATACCCGCTCCTTATCAGCGCGGATTGCTAACCTTCCACAAACAAAATTCAGGACTCGCCGCTCCCTGCTTGAACCGTCTTGCGGTCATCGCGCACCTACAACCTTTCCGAATTCGCGCCCCGCGTCGTATAATCTTCGTTCACCTAATATCCTTGAACAACCGCCAAGATGCCGTCCGTGTGGATGACAGATAACCAAAGTAAGAGTGGCTACCACCCGGGTTTCTTCATGCGGCTCCCCAACGCCGTCGTTTGAACGCTTT
This is a stretch of genomic DNA from Aspergillus puulaauensis MK2 DNA, chromosome 8, nearly complete sequence. It encodes these proteins:
- the ARP5 gene encoding actin-related protein ARP5 (BUSCO:EOG09260QNB;~COG:Z;~EggNog:ENOG410PH0K;~InterPro:IPR027664,IPR004000,IPR043129;~PFAM:PF00022), translated to MAITSVQSILPARSSINSTEKGAVKPPPKIFDVHERPFKGYQPPQTEGYEQSKSKPDTSAIVIDNGSHLVKAGWSFDKSPRFVIPPVMSRYRDRKLNKACQFIGHDAYIDATTRGQLRYAFDPGTSVVGNWDVTEGVLDYLFIKLGIDGANGGVDRPIVMTEPIANPNYPRRMMNEILFECYSAPSVAYGIDSLFSYRYNRGTDGLVVSSSHTSTHVIPVLNSKAMLSNCSRLNFGGMHASEYLLKLMRLKYPTFPGKMTDNQMEDLVHNHCYVSKDYDQELSGYLDWTGLEDRDHVIQYPFTEHIVPEKTEEELARIAERKKESGRRLQEQAAKMRLEKLMKKEQELEYYKDLQRGLQSETKKEKVRILDAEDLKDEAHLDRLIRDLERAIKRSRNKDLGNEETEEAQEETTFPLLEVPDEELDEAGLKEKRHQRLMKSNVDARQRAKEEKEREQARRDEEIRLDREKRENNFESWISERRVQRQNLLQRIKERDRLKADLGNRKSLASQMRMKTLANLAADGPKKRRRGGDDDDFGANDEDWGVYRTVATGEASDDEEEEDFGGMLDNVEKELLEYDPEFTENHTLAAQSDWTKSLIHVFLRGPWAFDPESQREAHQIHLNVERIRVPEVVFKPSIAGIDQAGLVEIAADIVNQRYPNPEEQSKLLRDVFLTGGNTLFQNFDERFQNDFRAFLPLDAQLGVRRATDPILDAWKGAAQWASGSALAKSSISREEYLEKGSEYLKEHDLGNVTSW
- the DAD4 gene encoding DASH complex subunit DAD4 (COG:D;~EggNog:ENOG410PQR9;~InterPro:IPR013959;~PFAM:PF08650;~go_component: GO:0042729 - DASH complex [Evidence IEA];~go_component: GO:0072686 - mitotic spindle [Evidence IEA];~go_process: GO:0008608 - attachment of spindle microtubules to kinetochore [Evidence IEA]) gives rise to the protein MESPHEHQQALLLSRIINNVEKLNEAVMVMNKSLQEVNIQNMNVELVAQMFKNYQSNVLFHLEATENLKDPS
- a CDS encoding uncharacterized protein (BUSCO:EOG09264I14;~COG:S;~EggNog:ENOG410PNIM;~InterPro:IPR013272,IPR029525;~PFAM:PF08265;~go_component: GO:0031011 - Ino80 complex [Evidence IEA];~go_process: GO:0006338 - chromatin remodeling [Evidence IEA]), with amino-acid sequence MAPPTPAESEAHQRLLDSLDIAAVPRPFRSQTWKPSQRRNKNVKQLLSDSSRREASSMATQANSGATTPGASATTDGSQTPAEGVQRGANIAQAAQSLQTLVLEKNARAAFSSGPTVTYTNIESAPSLHASQQRPYCDITGLPAAYTDPKTRLRYHDKEVFGVVRTLGQGVPENYLELRAAHVVLK